atataaatattgataaaaaagtaagaaataatTTTACCAGTAAAATAGAATGTGTAGTAAAACCTAAGATAAACATAAATAAAGTTTAATGGCCGCAAGCTTCCACCATCCATATCATTGTTTACGTTTCCATGGTACCCGATTCTAGTGAATAATTAGGTAGTCTacagattttctaaaaatgaaaCATGTTACATTTGTTATCCGAACATATGCAAATGCTAGTATTTAGACATAACATTCAAATGGACTCATCTTATCTCGTATCTAAATATATCCATTTCTCTGATTGGTTAACGTTTTGACCTCAGTAAGCGTTCTGCTGAGTGATTGATAAAGAGGTCCAGGATTTCAAACATGGTCATCACGCTAGCTCCCACAAAAAGTCCCATTGATCCGCCAATATCGCCtgaaacataacataacataataaCAACCTCTCCGCCATTTTGTCTTCTCAATAGTgtcaaaattcaatattcacAATTAGATACAGAGGGGAACCTTTGTGAAAAATACgcatttttgttgttgttttcttttgagaaattgtgataacaaacatcaacagtcaaaatttaaaacatccATCAGTTTGCCATATAGATTTCCaatcaaatcaaaattcaaTGCACGACAacggaccaagggcaacctactTATTAATGATAAATGTCATTCAggtacttttcaagaaaaagaGATAACAAGGATTATCATGGATTGACCACCAGGACTATATGTCATACTTAGTAAAAATAGATATTAAGACACGATACCATGCATAGTGAACGCTCAGTAAACATCATATACAATGACCAGAAGAAATGTTGGAGTTGATGTCACACTTACATAATAATGAGAAAATATCGTAAGCCCTTTGTTGTCGGATCTCTTCGTAATTCATTTctctataatatatatccaACTCTAGGTAATTGTCcctgaaataaatatatatagctaaTGTATGGTACAAAGGTtagataaagaaaatattcacaTAGTGCTAATCATTATTTTGCAAAACAAGAAATCGTGTTAGCCAATTACTGAACTATCAGCTGTCGGATGGATTTTAGTGTTCTCCTCTCAACCTATGAGGAAGTTCATGAattggtgtttttttgttttttttttaacaatccTGCCagctttaatttttttctttatcgaGGATTGCATACAGCTCGGAGACTACATGCCTTAAACGTCATCAGATAACATGAACTCGGAATGACCACTGCAATATTAGTATAACCTCATGGCTTACCTGTTACCTACCTGATATTTGTACTAATAagatttatgtttattttctgCAAATTTCACTGTCTGATGAATTTCGACATTTAAAACATACACCACTCACCGGTGAAACCTTtgaaaaatacctcacttcCCGATGAACATACCGGATCAGCCATCCAAACATACAGAATTCTATCCTTAGTGGAACCTTTCAAACATACTTCACTCCCCGATGAACCTTCCAATTATACTCCACTCCCCAGTGAAACCTTTCAAACATACTTCACTCCCCGATTGAACCTTCCAATTATACTCCACTCCCCAGTGAAACCTTTAAAACATACTTAACTCCTCGATGAAActttcaaaacatatttcactCCCCGATTAAAACCTTCCAATTATACCTCACCTCCCGGAACTTTAAAACATACACTCCGATGAACTTCCAAAAGCAGTCACTCCCATGCCTTTAAACATACTTTCGCCCGTGAAACCTCGAAAAACCTCATTCCGATACACAGATCGCTTCAACATGTTCTATACCTACATGATCATACTCCCAAACACTTAACACTAATAAACTTATATGAAGCACCTTTAAAACATATCAATGTAGTAAGGACCTACCCATCAGTGATGAACTTACATGATAACATTATGGTCCACTTTGGTTGACATCACGTAGTTAGACAGATGTTCCTGCATCTGATCCATCGAACTATGGAAAAGGTTGTCCTTTAGACCCACTATAAACCGTATATCATTTGTGTCTCGATGTAAAGTATAGCTATTTTCAAGTTCATAGGAAACATCTGTACTGTTTTCCAAGAAACTGGtcatatttctgtatatataatactccaTCATTTCCTCATCTTCTAAAATCGTTTTCCAGATGGACTTTCCTACTGGAATCAAGGCAGTCCAGCCATCGTATATTGCATGGCCGCGATTCCTGACCTCTTGGAAAAACATCTTTAAATTTACAGATGCAGTATGTACCTTTTCCACTTGCGCCATTCTCGCAACATCGAGCTTTCTTATGGATGCGTCCTCGAAGTAATTGACAGCCCGATCAACTAGATCCGAAAGAACATGTAGAGTTGAGTTTGACAAATTTTCAAGAGAATCCTTCAATTGCAACAAATTGTCCGTTATGCTCTGGATCGTCGCCATAaagtgtgtttttgttttcttaaagTTGTCTTGTCGGCTTATAACCACTCTTAAAGGTCTCTCTATACTTTCGTAGTAAAACACACTCTTGCTATGATAGAACCTCTCGCAAGCGTCTACATATTCTCCGCTGATGGAGACCATTCTTGTGATATTAAGACTGTTCGTTTGCATCACTTCTTGTAGAAACTCGAGGTATTCAAGCAAACTACCAATGATAGCCTCGATATCATCCCTCAGGCGTGGACCGTATAACCTAGCGTAAGCATTATGGGTAAGAGAAGCATTAAGAAGTATTTTGGGTACCATCATGACATTATGTGTTCTAGGCACCCTTAAAAATTTATACCGAAACAAGGGGGTTCCCGTTCTGTATGCCTCGTATAGTTCTGTATAATTAGAGAGAGCTCGCTTGGCAGTTTCCATGCGATCCTGTATTTTAGCACCTATAATGGTATAAAGAATTATTCGTCTATCCAAATTGCTCTCAAATGCATCTGAAACTAAATCCTTGAGATACGTCTCCGTAACAAAGACAAACTCGTGGAAACCAATACAGAGAAGGTTTAATGTCCTTTCTTCCATTGCGTCCCTTACTCGTATAAAGTTTCGTCTGATGTTGTATTCCTGATACCTATAAAGGAAATCTTTCTTTCGCCAGGCACTCATCATTTTTTCAGATACTTTTTCCACAATTTCTACCTGTTTTGAAATTCGCTTTCTCATGTCGTTGTAAAGCAGTGTTTTCACTGATGTTAATGAGTCATTTACGGCGAGCACAACGGTTTGGAATTTCTCCAACTTTTCCTTCTCCATGCgattggttatctcccttgctcGCGTTAGCTCATCGGTCATCTCTGAAGTGATGACCTTGTCCAGAATCTTGTCCACTGCATGACGGGAAGTGGTAGCATATGACAAAGTGGGATCAAACATAAGTGTTTTACAGGAAGTGGGGCATGTGCACTGCTGACTTCCTGTTTGTACCGACAGCACTAACGAAAAATGGAAGCATATAAATAAGATATGACATGCCTAATGTATGTGGCGATAGACAGAATTgtatcattttgtatttactgGTGATTACTGTAAACAAcacttgtgtttatattgatttgcatattgtaaaattattttttaaaaacagttGAAATACATTAGCCAAGTGTAACATGTATATGATTCACATTTGCAATGATAAAGTTCCCAGTGACGTTTGCTGAGTTATGTGAATGTAAAAGCTGCTAATATATTAATATGAGGTAATGTATCTTACAATATTCCTGTTTGGCTGGCAGAAAGCAACTAAAATACTCTTTCAGGGAACATATTCTCGGCCTGTCTGAAAGGAGAAGAAAAACATCTATGAGCGTCATATGcattataaatatacacaagttACTTCGCAAATCTATACAAAAACGTAATCTTGACAAAGCAAACAAACACCATTACACCGGTACAAACTACCATTTCATAATGTTCTGGTAGAACCAAATTTTTATAAGCATTAAGAGAAATTATAATATCTCATATCTCAAATTTATTCTATGGGGGTAGCAGTTCATTTTTTCTGTTCTTACATGAAGGGGTACTCTGACTCAATGAAAGTCAATTGATTCAATAGAGTGGTTTGAAGGTAACTTACTATCGATGCTTGGCATGTAGAAGTCACGACAACCACACTTTCCGGCAATATATGTCATTAAACATTCCAGGCGACAGGAGTCGAATGTATAATAGTCAAAGTAGGCCAGACCCTTCTCACTACACTGTCCATGTGGAGGAGGTAGGTTCTCAAGCTATGGATTGAAATAGTTTAGATTGTAAGATACGTACATTTGCTtaacaaatgtttacaaatgtttaactatTGTTACTTCCGCAGTATCATTAGGGAACTACCAGGGTTGGAAATCCTAAGTTCATACGAAATATTTAGTATTAAAATTTCGACTAATGCATgttgatattattttgatatgtatacCTTACTTATGTAATTACGTTTATGGCCTTTAGTAAATAACAATGTAGGATTTTAGCGTGACGTTTTGGTTACTCCACGAGTCATTACTCTGAACTGTCGAGTTTACTGCACTCTGATACACATTGAAGCTCGGGTCATTTGTCAGATCTGAACTGTCGAGTTCACTGTACGCTGGTTACCCTCAAAACATACactgattgtgatatataccaaagtttattactggtcatttgtctgatgaaggtgataGTGTAGTCAATAAAACGCTACGCTCAAATCCAACACTGGCTTTGATATATACTCATGACAGTGACAGCGTAGTCACCGAAAAGTTACGCtcaaattatatatactctatatacTCGTCATTGTACAAAATTATATAGAGTTTTTTTTGACATCGTGCAGAGATATACATGACTTATCCTTGCTTTGTGTCACCATATGTATACgtgatttgaaatattaatcAAATTTCTTATACAAACTTAGGCAAAACGTTGTAAATAATGTCAAGATCACCCTCCCAAAtccaaacaaaacaattaaaaatcaaagTGCGACTAAAGTAACTTTTTGTGACTGGCCCTACGGGATTTCACCACGGGGCCAGtcacaatgaaaacaattacaACAGCAGAATGTTTACAAGGAGTGTTGCGCGAAATTTCATAACATGATATTAATTAATAGATTACCCCCGTGAAATTTAGTAACTATACGGTAAGTTATGATAGAAAATTACGCTGCCGATAAATCTCGTCAACTAGAAATGGATTCATTTTTTATTGAAGATAACTTGTATCGTAAAGGTTGTTAACCCGACTTACTGCTATGACTTGAAGTCCAATAAAAGCATGTGTGCCAGTGGGGACGGAGATACCAAGTTCTCTGACCCGGGCCAAATCTTGCTGTCCGTGCGCGAGGACCTTGACGCCTGCTGCGCTACTGGGACCAGGCATGTATTCGTACTGTTCAACATTCAACAGCAAGCGGAGGCCTGCATCGGACCCTGTAACGGTGTATCGATTAAACacattgtacaaaagacacaaataAGTAGTAttacatttcaatacaaattgcaATTAAGTTATTTTGGAGCCAAAACAATAAACTCTTTTATACatctgtttcgttcttctatgATTCGTTAGTGATGCTGCgcaggcaaaatgtcttcaggTAAATTTGACCTAAATTCTTTAATTAATTGACTTTTCTTATCTTTTCAGGTCAATCTGACCTGAAATTTacctgaattgacatgaagacatttcGCCTATGTAAGGTCCCAAGGCTTCGAGAAGCATTCAAAATAGTTCAAAAAAAATGTCGCAATCTGGTGGCTGAGGTGCAATATTCCCATAATTTAATGTGTTccataatttaatattttttattgttttcaatatcatacatattcTGAACCGTGCTGCTGATCAAAAGAAGATTAATACGTGGAGTGCAGGTTATGGCAAACATCGTGGACTAATGTctaccagcagtgtctaccacctgcaGTCCCAAATAATTCATCATTGCACGTACTGGTAAATCTACCAGAAGTATGTTGGTATGAAGTATTGGAAACATACCTGAAGATGACGTTATCAGAACTGAGGAAGGGTCTGTATTAGAGTTGAACGTATAGCAGAGCCCATGGTCTGTAAGTACAGTTGTGAAATTTTCCGGACCACAAGGTAAATCACCCCAAGTacatctatataaaaaaaattaaaatcaattactaaaatgttttgataattcGGTCATTTTATGTGTGCTGTTAGCAGGTATGTTACTGATTGCGAACCGAAATTAACTATTTCATTGTTTAAGGTGGAATGTATTTTGACtcgttatacatatattataattacctacacGACAAGCTGGTATTATCAGCTACGATTCAACAACATTGAACATACATTTTGCACTAAAAAAAATCTGTGCATTTAAATCACTTTCATTCTGTCAAGTTTAATTTCAAGTGGTTCAAATTTTAACTTATTACGAGAATTATATTGTGAACAAAAGAACCAAATTGAGCTAGCACATTTTTGTCAGGCTCCTACCTGACTTGGTGTGCATATCAAATTTGGTCAAGTCCCAACTGCCTTAAGCACTCTTAGCTTCATGAAACTGTATCTTGAATCAAATTATGGCCATTTCAAATCTGAAAGTTCCCCAAAATGTTTGGTTAACCGTTAAAATTTGAATCGGAGAGAAAAAAACCTTTAACAGTATACTTAAGCAGCAATTACTCCTCAGGATTGACAAAagtcattttgatatttctgatATGTATATTCTCACTAGGCCGGCGATACTTGCTTGACAATGAGGTTGTTCTTCTTGTGTCCTGTAAGCCAAAATAATTCACTGATCGCAAGGTGGGAGGCGTTGTACACATCTAGCTCGGATACATTGAAACTTTTGAGGGATTTTTTGTACACAGTCTCGatcagtcggtataactccTGGTCTGTCGCGGCCGTAGCTCTTAAAATAAACATGTCAATAATTAGTATGATTTGCAATCTCATTTAGCAGCTAGTTATCATaacttaaaaaacaaatttgttatGATATGTTTTCCTCTGTCGAGAAAGTGCATCTTATAGTTCGTCATATTTCCATTTATAAATTACCATCTTCGTCAGGTATCAGCGAGGATTACCTTCCGTCTGCCGAGATATCTTACCCGCAGAGTGAGGATTTCTTCCACAAATCTGACGAGGTTTATTCTTTACATAAATCAAGCGTCAATTTACGAGTGTAGTATTCCCGCACGATGCATGCGAGTTTATACACTTAACCTTTAAACAATGTTCACAGGTTGCTGCCATTTTACACACGATAACAATAAGTAGACTGATTATTTTCAATTGTGTATGACTTCTGGCCAATTTGTTGATACATTAACTGAATTGCCAACATGCTCAAAAAgggaaaatgaataaattttaaaactaaCTTGTTAACTGCAACTTTGTAATTTAAGATACAATATCAACTGTCAGCCAATGAAGACAATATCTTAATTCATATCATCGTATAAACCTGTATCACGGTAAGACTTCCATTACATTGGTGAATGGTATAgaattttgttgataaatactATTTACTACTATAAAAGCATTTGATATATCAATTCTAATGACGAGGTAAGATGGCTATGGTATTGTCggtaaaaatatttataaatattctgGACATTTGAAGTATATAGTGAACTAGTAGTATCTCTACAATTTAGCTTTATTTGTTATACCTTGCATATGAAGGTGTTTTGCTACAAAGGCTGACAAAAGGGACTAGTCGTATTTGGCCTTGAACCTGGCCTTACCTGAAATCTATTTTATTTACACCGAGTGGAAGTAAAGCGACTGcttgtcttttttgttttttgttttagtttgaaCCTGACCTTACCTGACTACACTGCTTGTAGCTGACTAGAACCTGACTTTACCTTAATGTATTTTGGTAGCATAGGGTTACAGTAGGTAAGTGCAATGACTGGTTGTCTTTGACCATGAATCTGACTTTACCTGAATGTGTTTTGGTTACACAGAGTGACCGCAGGGAAATACAGCGACTGGTTGTAGTTGACCTTGACGTTGACATTGACCGGGTTTTCATAGTAATACATAATTCTGTCGACTATCTGGAAAGTCATCACACCAGAACACACCAGGACAAGCAGAAACCAAACCAACCTAGAAGGATTAGAAATAATGAAGTACGATAAAAACTTGTAACAAAAAGTTAAACATAATGACCTCCtctatagtacaatgtataagATTTTCCAGATTCAGATTTTTATTGATAACTCagacacacacattatatataaagtcaTTGTGTATTACAAGAGGTCAAACATAAACAGCAAATTTTATACATGGCTGACACATCAAATATCTTACAAtctattaatttttttcaagtCTTTCAACAAACTTTCTAACATTTGAGAGCACACGAACATTACATAGAGAAACTAAACCTTTCATTTTTGTCAGATTTGGGTATGTACAATAATAATTTGGAATATATAAATTTCTAATTAAGCATACTCATTcataataatttaaataaataattatactCGTGACCAATACCATTGGAGCACAACCCAACGTTACACAATAATGTATGTGATGTTTGATGATATGCCTAGTGGTCTCTTTGTCAGATTGTGTCAGGTTTTGTCTTTACcctgatttgacctagatttgtatggcgggtgtcgtcgatgaagacGCTTTCTCTTCAATggcacctggtcttattcttggatgttttaaatgaaaatctatattttattcGTATACTGCCCTCGTTTTGATGACTTTTAGTTCAAATTACGGTTTGGTTTGAATATTGCTATTCTCTGTTATTGTCAtaccatacacatgtacatgtatccacCTCCAAAACGTTACGAACCTATGTCAGTTtgagaaaataaaattaacatacaGACTTTGTGGCCTAAATTTACCAAATATCTTATCACTGTGCAAAGACAAGTGAATAGCACCTTCAAATACACATTTATTACTTAATCCAATGGATACAAAACAATGAAGAAAACTTCATCACGGAAGAAAACAATGGAAATCAAAACAAACTCAGTCCGTATAAAGACCATCCGTCGAATCGTGCTTATGGATCAAACtgtgtatggtatacatgtatctgtaatCTGAAACTAGATACTAATCACGAATTTAATTTCTCTGAATCAAAATTTCCATATGAATTATGGGTTTATAATTCACAGAAATAAGTAAATCCTACACGTTACGGGTCTTTGTGTAAATTCATtaactattattattatataaaatgttacaaaaagtGATTCTTTTCATCCATGTGAGTCTCTCGGGAAACTGCTCtcattattatatgtatatgtcgaATTCATTTAGTTGTTCTCAATGACAAACGTACGGTCTATAATCCCTATATGTGAACACATGACATCCTAATGCAAGTCATGCATTATGATATAACGCTGTTCATGGCGAAACATCAATTTCAACTAAACAGGGCAAAATCACAAAAGAATATCCGGTTGTTTTCGCAGGATAAAAATTCACGATTTTCATTAACAACGCCTTGTTTGGGTTTCTCTATTCTTTTCTCTGCAGACACTTGCTTGTTCTTAATGTTTTCCATATATTTTTCCTATGCCATGCTGAGCATTCAAACACCAGGATGGTTCAGCGCGTTTAATCACTAATTGCACCTATAAACACAAGTATGTATGACcatgatatattttaaacatgtacaatttaaataattttatcaaCTGTCATTTTTAGCATTTAATCTGTTCTGtacaaataattgtcaaaataacATTGAATTGAAGGGTTTGTTTGTTGGTTGTTTGGTTTGCTGTGTTTATAACCCCGTGAACAACCAGGGTTATTTTGAGGCGGGATCTCGTTGTAACAGCTGGTGACTGCCTCAcagaacaacatacaggaggcccgtTGTATGCAATCCAGAGCAATCAAGGTAAAGGTTATTGCTCAAGGACACAACCTTGATCGGGAGTGCTAATGACGATGTAATATAACGTCTTATTATTTCGCGGATCACATTTTCGCGACCACGTCAATGGCCCGCGAAATAGTAAAAATACTATACCCACAAACGTGATTGGCTATACGgcaatacaaattaaacatgaGCGTAGGATTGGTGTGACTAGACATTCTGATAATGGCTACCAGAGGCTGAATCACCGCTTTAAACTTGTTACTCTGTTATGTGAATCATGGATATATAGCTACTGAATTGTATTCCAGAAGCTCGTAGTTACACCATAATGTGCTGGATTTATCGGTCATAGCCAGATCCCATGTCGTGTTGTCTCCAGCTACCTTCAATTACAGCCAGTCATTATCTGTTGGGTAAACCTCTATTAGTCACACTGATTGTAGCCGAGTCAGAATAAAAGTTGATTTATTGTTTATGTCACTTCAGTAAGAAAACTTAAAGTTTCTATGTTAGAAGGAATGAGGACGTCAGGTATATGTCAAAAAAGTATACATTTTGTTCCCTGGAAAACCATTTATTTTTCTAAACCGTCATAAtgaatttaaaagcaaaaacacAGTTAGCAGCATTAAGATTGACATGTATGAGAAATAATTTCCTGTCAGTATTACCACTCATTGCAGAAAACGTaatgttgttttgaaaaatagttCCCTAGTTACGAAACGGAAGCTTCATCGTCACATCCGAGGTCACGTGGCGGGAGTGACATTCGAAGAGGTCCGAGTGCGTCGGTATGAGGATGTGCGCATTATTCTCGATGCACCTGAACAATAAACAGTTCGCCTTGCCTTACCTGAAAATACAATGAACTATTCGCTATGAATTCATAATTTTGATCTTGTATACAAACGTGCGTGTTGCATTGTGAGATACATAGCCAACGTTTCGTACATATGAAGTCCACATACTATCATCATCAAAAATATCTAAAGCAGAGATAATTTTGTGATGATTTTCAATTAACACATGTATGTTCCTCAAAGATAAAACGATATGCAAACATCGTAATTTGATGTAGACTTACTGCTCAAatcaaacacatacaatgtcgTAACAGTTTGTTTAATCATCACTGCACAT
This genomic stretch from Pecten maximus chromosome 16, xPecMax1.1, whole genome shotgun sequence harbors:
- the LOC117344638 gene encoding uncharacterized protein LOC117344638, translated to MAGNGAGMSFGTTDFRENYRLTDMDDSQRNPSSDRNGVHCPNQSSGSNRKYSVYRKSPLDVVLTEFSDSTTLHGLRYIAMSDAFFLRRLVWFLLVLVCSGVMTFQIVDRIMYYYENPVNVNVKVNYNQSLYFPAVTLCNQNTFRATAATDQELYRLIETVYKKSLKSFNVSELDVYNASHLAISELFWLTGHKKNNLIVKQVSCTWGDLPCGPENFTTVLTDHGLCYTFNSNTDPSSVLITSSSGSDAGLRLLLNVEQYEYMPGPSSAAGVKVLAHGQQDLARVRELGISVPTGTHAFIGLQVIALENLPPPHGQCSEKGLAYFDYYTFDSCRLECLMTYIAGKCGCRDFYMPSIDNRPRICSLKEYFSCFLPAKQEYLLSVQTGSQQCTCPTSCKTLMFDPTLSYATTSRHAVDKILDKVITSEMTDELTRAREITNRMEKEKLEKFQTVVLAVNDSLTSVKTLLYNDMRKRISKQVEIVEKVSEKMMSAWRKKDFLYRYQEYNIRRNFIRVRDAMEERTLNLLCIGFHEFVFVTETYLKDLVSDAFESNLDRRIILYTIIGAKIQDRMETAKRALSNYTELYEAYRTGTPLFRYKFLRVPRTHNVMMVPKILLNASLTHNAYARLYGPRLRDDIEAIIGSLLEYLEFLQEVMQTNSLNITRMVSISGEYVDACERFYHSKSVFYYESIERPLRVVISRQDNFKKTKTHFMATIQSITDNLLQLKDSLENLSNSTLHVLSDLVDRAVNYFEDASIRKLDVARMAQVEKVHTASVNLKMFFQEVRNRGHAIYDGWTALIPVGKSIWKTILEDEEMMEYYIYRNMTSFLENSTDVSYELENSYTLHRDTNDIRFIVGLKDNLFHSSMDQMQEHLSNYVMSTKVDHNVIMDNYLELDIYYREMNYEEIRQQRAYDIFSLLCDIGGSMGLFVGASVMTMFEILDLFINHSAERLLRSKR